One window of the Allorhizobium ampelinum S4 genome contains the following:
- a CDS encoding 3-hydroxybutyrate dehydrogenase, with protein sequence MTRTVVITGSTSGIGLGIARAFAAEGANVLINGFGPLGEIESIRKELEAGGGKALYHPADMTKPKEIAELVETAIAEFGGIDVLVNNAGIQHVAPVEEFPIDKWDQIIAINMSSAFHTMRAAIPAMKAKKYGRIINIASAHGLVASPFKSAYVTAKHGILGMTKSVALEVAQSGITVNAICPGYVLTPLVEKQIPDTAKARGIAESEVKDVMLHLQATKEFVTVEDIAAMTLYLASDAAKQITGTSLSIDGGWTAQ encoded by the coding sequence ATGACCAGGACTGTCGTTATCACCGGTTCCACCAGCGGCATCGGGCTTGGCATCGCCCGCGCCTTTGCGGCTGAAGGCGCCAATGTGCTGATCAACGGCTTTGGCCCGCTTGGTGAAATCGAATCGATCCGCAAGGAATTGGAAGCGGGCGGCGGCAAGGCGCTCTACCACCCCGCCGACATGACCAAGCCCAAGGAAATCGCCGAACTGGTGGAAACCGCCATCGCCGAATTCGGCGGCATCGATGTTCTCGTCAACAATGCGGGCATTCAGCATGTCGCTCCCGTCGAGGAATTTCCCATCGACAAATGGGACCAGATCATCGCTATCAACATGTCCAGCGCCTTCCACACCATGCGCGCCGCCATCCCGGCGATGAAGGCGAAAAAATATGGGCGGATCATCAATATCGCCTCGGCCCATGGCCTGGTCGCCTCGCCGTTCAAATCCGCCTATGTCACCGCCAAGCACGGCATTCTCGGCATGACCAAGTCGGTGGCGCTGGAAGTGGCGCAAAGCGGCATTACCGTCAACGCCATCTGCCCCGGCTATGTGCTGACGCCGCTGGTGGAAAAGCAGATTCCCGATACCGCCAAGGCGCGCGGCATTGCCGAGAGCGAGGTCAAGGATGTGATGCTGCATTTGCAGGCCACCAAGGAATTCGTCACCGTCGAGGACATTGCCGCCATGACACTCTATCTTGCCAGCGATGCGGCAAAGCAGATCACCGGCACCAGCCTATCCATCGACGGCGGCTGGACGGCGCAGTAA
- a CDS encoding tetratricopeptide repeat-containing sulfotransferase family protein, with product MSALEKLQAQRQKLEPLLAMARQYKPADLAKLPPEDRRKAEDLQQMACKAARDLAEISIRLHDHAGATELLQAVLLIHADPSAHSRLADLAQINGRWPDAIAHYQAAIAAGGPNATLYSALAHCLKQAGRHQEANEAYDLLLNHDPNHLVALSDKSFRSLIAGDFEQGLALAERAVSAHPGDITAHFYLGQALQGVGRMDEAKAAYRKVLDLDPTHVDSYLLLGMLSRARPDDPDIAAMQALHATLAEEPARRLKLGFALYKALNDISRYDDAFSYLEDANRERRRQFTAYTIDQDLDLMQALEARFTPDFIRSTQDSIAKAGYLQPERPIFVVGLPRSGTSLTEQILASHADVYGAGELETLSYAITDAFFEPDRQTLRGPDSVTSKALADAARRYIVPVREKAGNARVVDKMPVNFLWVGFIKLMFPDARIVIMKRDPLASGFALYSSYFPSDGMQYSYDQTETAHYIAAQRRLCAHWQSLFPGDVLELGYEQLTLDQESETRRLLDFCGLPWDANCLDFHKAERAVMTLSSAQVRQGLYSGVDKKTTHYRHHLGEMIAGLTQAGLINEERLAANA from the coding sequence ATGAGCGCCCTGGAAAAGCTACAGGCCCAGCGCCAGAAACTGGAACCGCTGCTGGCTATGGCGCGCCAGTATAAGCCAGCCGATCTGGCCAAATTGCCGCCAGAAGACCGCCGCAAGGCCGAGGATCTGCAACAGATGGCCTGCAAGGCCGCACGCGATCTGGCCGAGATTTCGATCCGCCTTCACGACCATGCCGGGGCAACAGAGCTTCTACAAGCGGTTCTATTGATCCACGCCGACCCATCCGCCCATAGCCGGCTTGCCGATCTGGCCCAGATCAACGGGCGCTGGCCGGACGCAATCGCCCATTATCAGGCCGCGATAGCAGCAGGCGGCCCGAATGCCACGCTCTACAGCGCCCTTGCCCATTGCCTGAAACAGGCTGGCCGCCATCAGGAGGCCAATGAGGCCTACGATCTTCTCCTCAACCACGACCCGAACCATTTGGTCGCGCTGAGTGACAAAAGTTTCCGCAGCCTGATTGCAGGTGATTTCGAGCAGGGACTTGCGTTGGCTGAGCGGGCGGTAAGCGCCCATCCCGGCGACATCACAGCCCATTTTTACCTGGGACAGGCGTTGCAGGGCGTCGGGCGGATGGATGAGGCAAAAGCCGCCTATCGCAAGGTACTGGACCTCGATCCCACCCATGTCGATAGCTATCTGCTGCTGGGCATGTTGAGCCGCGCCCGGCCAGACGATCCCGATATCGCCGCCATGCAGGCCCTGCATGCAACGCTGGCAGAGGAACCTGCCCGGCGGCTGAAACTCGGCTTCGCGCTTTACAAGGCGCTGAACGATATCAGCCGATATGACGACGCCTTCAGCTATCTCGAAGACGCCAACCGTGAACGGCGGCGGCAATTCACGGCCTATACCATCGATCAGGATCTTGACCTCATGCAGGCATTGGAAGCTCGGTTCACCCCCGACTTCATCCGCTCAACGCAAGACAGCATCGCCAAGGCGGGATATCTCCAGCCGGAACGGCCGATCTTCGTGGTTGGCCTGCCGCGCTCCGGCACCAGCCTGACCGAACAGATCCTTGCCAGCCACGCCGATGTGTACGGCGCCGGTGAGTTGGAAACGCTGAGCTATGCGATTACCGACGCCTTCTTCGAGCCAGACCGCCAGACATTGCGCGGCCCCGATAGCGTGACGTCTAAGGCCCTGGCCGATGCGGCCCGGCGCTATATCGTCCCGGTCCGCGAAAAAGCAGGAAACGCCCGTGTCGTCGATAAGATGCCGGTCAATTTCCTCTGGGTTGGCTTTATCAAGCTGATGTTTCCTGACGCCAGGATCGTCATTATGAAGCGCGATCCGCTGGCCAGCGGCTTTGCGCTTTATTCCAGCTATTTTCCCAGCGACGGCATGCAATATAGCTACGACCAGACCGAGACCGCCCACTATATCGCCGCCCAGCGGCGGCTCTGCGCCCATTGGCAATCCCTGTTTCCAGGCGACGTGCTGGAGCTGGGCTATGAGCAACTGACGCTCGACCAGGAATCTGAAACCCGCCGCCTCCTGGATTTTTGCGGCCTGCCCTGGGACGCAAACTGCCTCGATTTCCACAAGGCTGAACGCGCGGTGATGACACTCAGCAGCGCCCAAGTCCGCCAGGGGCTCTATAGCGGCGTCGATAAAAAGACCACCCATTACCGCCACCATTTGGGCGAGATGATTGCCGGGTTGACGCAGGCAGGATTGATCAACGAAGAACGCCTTGCAGCAAATGCCTAA
- the xdhA gene encoding xanthine dehydrogenase small subunit — protein sequence MTNRIRFLLNDQPVTLDSADPTGTLLDYLRLAKRLTGSKEGCAEGDCGACTVLVGRLVKGALHYEAVNACIRFIGSLNATHVVTVEHLAATDGTLHPVQQAMVDCHGSQCGFCTPGFVMSLYGLWLTSEAPSRAEIERALQGNLCRCTGYEPIVKAAEQMGRTRPSALFDPLAREREQIIATLDAMTSTDTITLEGDDGRSLIVPNSVEALANVLAAHPKATIVAGATDVGLWVTKQMRTLSPVVFINHLEALQAITVDESGITLGAGVSYSAAFDCLRAEIPAFGRLIERIGGQQVRNMGTIGGNIANGSPIGDTPPALIALGATVTLRSASGTRTLLLEDFFIEYGRQDRQSGEFVESIFLPRPKAGTDFAIYKISKRRDEDISALCGAFYLEKDSKGSVTTLRIAFGGMAGTPKRARAVEAAMMGKVWSRESIEAARAAFDADYQPLSDWRASADYRQLTAKNLLTRFLLETSGEKQELERFAVERV from the coding sequence ATGACCAACCGCATCCGCTTTCTGCTCAACGACCAGCCCGTGACGCTTGATAGCGCCGACCCGACCGGCACGCTGCTGGATTATCTGCGTCTGGCAAAGCGGCTGACCGGGTCAAAGGAAGGCTGCGCGGAAGGCGATTGCGGGGCCTGCACGGTATTGGTCGGGCGGCTGGTGAAGGGCGCGCTGCACTATGAGGCGGTCAATGCCTGCATCCGCTTCATCGGCTCGCTCAACGCCACCCATGTGGTGACGGTCGAGCATCTGGCCGCCACGGATGGCACTTTGCATCCGGTGCAGCAGGCCATGGTGGATTGCCATGGCTCGCAATGCGGTTTCTGCACCCCCGGCTTCGTCATGTCGCTCTACGGCCTGTGGCTAACCAGCGAAGCGCCTAGCCGGGCCGAAATCGAGCGGGCCTTGCAAGGCAATCTCTGTCGTTGCACCGGCTATGAACCCATTGTCAAAGCTGCCGAACAGATGGGCCGGACAAGGCCTTCAGCGCTGTTCGATCCTTTGGCACGGGAACGGGAGCAGATCATCGCCACGCTGGACGCCATGACCAGCACCGATACCATTACCCTTGAAGGAGATGATGGCCGCAGCCTGATCGTCCCCAACAGCGTCGAGGCGCTGGCCAATGTGCTGGCGGCTCACCCCAAGGCGACGATTGTTGCAGGTGCAACCGATGTCGGTCTGTGGGTGACGAAGCAGATGCGGACGTTAAGCCCCGTGGTGTTCATCAACCATCTGGAAGCCTTGCAGGCGATCACGGTCGATGAGAGCGGCATCACCCTTGGTGCTGGCGTCAGCTACAGCGCCGCCTTCGACTGTCTTCGGGCGGAAATTCCCGCCTTTGGCCGGTTGATCGAGCGGATCGGCGGCCAGCAGGTGCGCAATATGGGCACGATTGGCGGCAATATCGCCAATGGTTCGCCGATTGGCGACACGCCTCCGGCGCTGATCGCGCTTGGCGCGACGGTGACCCTGCGCTCGGCTTCGGGAACGCGAACCTTGCTGCTGGAAGATTTTTTCATTGAATACGGCCGCCAAGACCGGCAGTCGGGCGAATTTGTCGAGAGCATTTTTCTGCCCCGCCCCAAGGCCGGAACCGATTTTGCCATCTACAAGATCTCCAAGCGCCGCGACGAGGATATTTCAGCGCTTTGTGGGGCCTTTTATCTCGAAAAAGACAGTAAAGGCAGCGTCACCACCCTGCGCATCGCCTTTGGCGGCATGGCCGGAACGCCGAAACGGGCGCGTGCTGTGGAAGCGGCTATGATGGGGAAAGTCTGGAGCCGGGAGAGCATCGAGGCTGCCCGCGCCGCCTTTGATGCAGATTATCAGCCGCTCTCCGACTGGCGGGCCAGCGCCGATTACCGGCAATTGACGGCGAAAAACCTGCTGACGCGGTTCCTTTTGGAAACATCCGGCGAGAAGCAAGAACTGGAACGCTTTGCGGTGGAGAGGGTTTGA
- the xdhB gene encoding xanthine dehydrogenase molybdopterin binding subunit → MDKALFTTTATIQGPMHQSLRHDSAHKHVAGSAEYIDDIPEPAGLLHGALGMADRAHADILSIDLSGVQTYPGVVAVLTASDIPGTNDVSSGGRHDEPLIATDRVEFHGQTVFAVIAETRDAARKAARLAKIEYRDLPFWTDIDSALENGAPLVTPGMVLKRGTPESELDKAEHRLQGAMRIGGQEHFYLESHIALAIPGEDDDVTVWSSTQHPSEIQHIVGHVLDISSHAITVNVRRMGGGFGGKETQGNQFAALAALAAKKLNRAVKFRPDRDEDMSVTGKRHDFKMDFDVAFDGDGRIHAIEANFAARCGYSSDLSGPVTDRALFHADSSYFYPHVKLTSQPLKTHTVSNTAYRGFGGPQGMLGAERVIEEIAYALRKDPLEVRKANFYGETGSGRDLTPYHQQVTDNIIARVVEELETSCDYQARRAAILDFNKTSSVIKKGIALTPVKFGISFTMTAFNQAGALVHVYQDGSIHLNHGGTEMGQGLYTKVAQVIADGFQVDIDKVKITATTTGKVPNTSATAASSGSDLNGMAAYDAVRQIKERLVAFAAEKWGVSQAEVVFLPNRVRVGGEEIAFPDFIRQAYFARVQLSAAGFYKTPKIHWNRETGRGTPFYYYAYGASCTEVSIDTLTGEYLVDRTDILHDVGKSLNPAIDIGQIEGGFVQGMGWLTTEELWWDGKGRLRTHAPSTYKIPLASDRPKIFNVKLADWAENTELTIGRSKAVGEPPFMLANSVLEAISMAAASVADYRFCARLDTPATPERVLMAVERLKEAQRA, encoded by the coding sequence ATGGATAAGGCCCTTTTCACCACCACTGCCACCATCCAGGGTCCGATGCATCAATCGCTGCGCCATGATTCAGCCCATAAGCATGTGGCTGGAAGTGCCGAATATATCGACGATATTCCAGAACCCGCAGGCCTGTTGCACGGCGCGCTCGGCATGGCGGATCGCGCCCATGCCGACATTCTCTCCATCGATCTGTCCGGTGTTCAGACCTATCCCGGCGTCGTCGCGGTGCTGACGGCCAGCGACATTCCCGGCACCAACGATGTCTCCTCCGGTGGACGCCATGACGAGCCGTTGATCGCCACCGACAGGGTGGAGTTTCACGGCCAGACCGTTTTTGCGGTAATTGCCGAGACCCGCGACGCGGCCCGCAAGGCAGCACGGCTCGCCAAAATAGAATACCGCGACCTGCCCTTCTGGACCGATATCGATTCAGCACTAGAAAATGGCGCGCCGCTCGTCACCCCAGGCATGGTGCTGAAGCGCGGCACGCCGGAAAGCGAGCTGGACAAGGCCGAGCACCGGCTGCAAGGCGCGATGCGGATCGGCGGACAGGAGCATTTCTATCTGGAAAGCCATATCGCGCTGGCCATTCCCGGCGAAGACGATGATGTCACCGTCTGGTCATCGACCCAGCATCCGTCGGAAATCCAGCATATCGTTGGCCATGTGCTGGATATTTCATCGCATGCGATCACGGTCAATGTGCGGCGCATGGGCGGCGGCTTCGGTGGCAAGGAAACCCAGGGCAATCAGTTTGCGGCACTGGCGGCCTTGGCCGCCAAGAAGCTCAACCGGGCTGTGAAGTTTCGTCCGGACCGCGACGAAGACATGAGCGTTACCGGCAAACGCCATGATTTTAAAATGGATTTCGACGTTGCCTTCGATGGTGATGGCCGTATCCACGCCATAGAAGCAAACTTCGCCGCCCGCTGCGGCTATTCCTCGGATCTTTCCGGCCCCGTCACCGACCGGGCGCTGTTTCACGCCGATAGCAGCTATTTCTACCCGCATGTGAAGCTGACCTCTCAACCGCTGAAAACCCACACGGTCTCCAACACCGCCTATCGCGGCTTCGGTGGCCCCCAGGGCATGCTGGGGGCCGAACGGGTGATCGAGGAAATCGCCTACGCCTTGCGCAAAGACCCGCTTGAGGTTCGCAAGGCCAATTTCTACGGCGAGACCGGCTCTGGCCGCGACCTGACGCCCTATCACCAGCAGGTCACCGACAATATCATCGCCCGCGTGGTCGAGGAGCTGGAAACCTCCTGCGATTATCAGGCACGGCGCGCCGCGATCCTCGACTTCAACAAGACCAGTTCGGTGATCAAAAAAGGCATTGCGCTGACCCCGGTCAAGTTCGGTATCTCCTTCACCATGACCGCCTTCAACCAGGCCGGCGCGCTGGTGCATGTCTATCAGGACGGCTCCATCCATCTTAACCATGGCGGCACCGAAATGGGCCAGGGTCTCTATACCAAGGTGGCCCAGGTGATTGCCGATGGCTTCCAGGTTGATATCGACAAGGTGAAGATCACCGCCACCACGACGGGCAAGGTGCCGAATACCTCGGCCACCGCTGCCTCTTCCGGCTCGGACCTGAACGGCATGGCCGCCTATGATGCCGTGCGCCAGATCAAGGAGCGGCTGGTGGCGTTTGCCGCGGAAAAATGGGGCGTGTCGCAGGCCGAAGTGGTGTTCCTGCCCAATCGGGTCAGGGTTGGCGGTGAAGAGATTGCGTTCCCCGATTTCATCCGTCAGGCCTATTTTGCCCGCGTCCAGCTTTCCGCAGCTGGTTTCTACAAGACACCGAAAATCCACTGGAACCGCGAGACCGGGCGCGGCACGCCGTTCTATTACTATGCCTATGGCGCGTCCTGCACCGAGGTCTCAATCGATACGCTGACCGGCGAATATCTTGTTGACCGTACCGATATTCTCCACGATGTCGGCAAATCGCTCAATCCGGCTATCGATATCGGCCAGATCGAAGGCGGTTTCGTGCAGGGCATGGGCTGGCTGACCACGGAGGAATTGTGGTGGGACGGCAAGGGGCGGCTGCGCACCCACGCGCCCTCCACCTACAAGATCCCGCTCGCCTCCGACCGGCCGAAGATTTTCAACGTCAAGCTGGCGGACTGGGCGGAAAATACCGAACTCACCATTGGCCGTTCCAAGGCAGTCGGCGAACCGCCCTTCATGCTGGCCAATTCGGTGCTGGAGGCAATCTCCATGGCAGCGGCCAGCGTGGCCGATTACCGGTTCTGCGCGCGCCTCGATACACCCGCCACGCCGGAGCGGGTATTGATGGCGGTGGAACGTTTGAAGGAGGCACAGCGCGCGTGA
- a CDS encoding LysR substrate-binding domain-containing protein, producing the protein MKLSKQFPVNALRVFEAVARHNGFTRAAEELGMTQTAVSYQIKLLEDNLGTLLFLRTSRQISLTEAGERLLPKTREGFELLREAVALARHEASEVLEIHSTPTFASHWLARHLGSFQLQHPGIAVRLLRSDEKQRDFARDGGDVGIHIGKEPVAGLICHPILKLDYAPMLSPALADSIGGIREPADLLKLPRVSSCEDWWADWFHSAGIASPLPASIGLDAQGALDLQAGAAMAGHGVAILSPFYVEEELASGRLIQPFELLLGDEQIYWLVYPPSRRTMPKVKAFHQWLIASLPPFERNGVHTS; encoded by the coding sequence ATGAAATTGTCGAAACAGTTCCCCGTCAATGCCCTGCGCGTGTTCGAGGCCGTCGCCCGCCACAATGGCTTTACCCGCGCCGCCGAAGAACTGGGCATGACGCAGACGGCGGTGAGCTACCAGATCAAGTTGCTGGAGGATAATCTCGGCACGCTGCTGTTCCTACGAACGTCAAGGCAAATCAGCCTGACCGAGGCGGGGGAGCGGCTGCTGCCGAAAACGCGGGAAGGCTTCGAGCTGCTGCGCGAGGCCGTGGCACTGGCAAGGCATGAGGCGAGCGAAGTTCTGGAAATTCACTCCACGCCAACCTTCGCCTCCCATTGGCTGGCGCGCCATCTCGGCAGCTTTCAACTCCAGCATCCGGGTATTGCCGTGCGCCTGCTGCGAAGCGATGAGAAGCAGCGGGATTTTGCCCGTGACGGCGGCGATGTCGGCATTCATATCGGCAAGGAGCCGGTAGCCGGATTGATCTGCCATCCGATTTTGAAGCTGGATTATGCCCCCATGCTCAGTCCGGCGCTGGCCGACAGCATTGGCGGCATCCGCGAACCCGCAGATCTCCTCAAACTGCCGCGCGTGAGCAGTTGTGAGGATTGGTGGGCGGACTGGTTTCACAGCGCTGGCATTGCATCTCCCCTGCCAGCCTCTATCGGCCTCGACGCGCAGGGCGCCCTCGACCTTCAAGCCGGTGCAGCTATGGCCGGACATGGCGTCGCCATTCTCAGCCCCTTCTATGTCGAGGAAGAACTCGCATCCGGCCGCCTGATCCAGCCCTTCGAGCTGCTGTTGGGGGATGAGCAGATCTACTGGCTGGTCTACCCGCCATCGCGCCGGACCATGCCGAAGGTCAAAGCCTTTCACCAATGGCTGATCGCAAGCCTGCCGCCCTTCGAACGGAACGGTGTCCATACGTCCTGA
- the guaD gene encoding guanine deaminase, translating into MTKTLIRGRLLSFRSQPRDITDTDSYLFESDGAVLVENGLILASGAYDSVKAEADAQTLEIDHRPHLILPGFIDCHVHFPQMQVIGSYAANLLEWLNTYTFPEECRFVETAHAARIATHFFDEFLRQGTTTAVAYCSVHKTSADAFFAESARRGTRMIAGKVMMDRNAPQGLLDTPQSGYDETKELIESWHGRGRNLVAITPRFAITSTPEQMERTRALAHEFPDLHIQTHLSENREEIDFTSSLYPESSDYTDIYARYGLLGCKTLFGHAIHLSEREADALAESGSVAVHCPTSNLFLGSGLFPLKAIQRRDMPVRVALATDIGGGTSYSMLRTLDEAYKIQQLLGERLNPLDSFYHMTLGNAEALSLSDKIGTLDPGTEADLVVLNAHATPAMALKMEAVTSLTEELFLMQTLGDDRVVVETYVAGVASKPRI; encoded by the coding sequence ATGACAAAGACCCTGATCCGTGGACGCCTGCTTTCCTTCCGCAGCCAGCCCCGCGACATCACCGATACCGACAGCTACCTCTTTGAAAGCGATGGCGCAGTCCTGGTGGAAAACGGCCTGATCCTCGCCTCCGGCGCCTATGACAGTGTCAAGGCAGAGGCCGACGCGCAGACCTTGGAGATCGACCATCGCCCGCATCTGATTCTGCCCGGTTTTATCGATTGCCATGTGCATTTTCCGCAAATGCAGGTGATCGGCTCCTATGCCGCCAACCTGCTGGAATGGCTGAACACCTATACCTTCCCTGAGGAGTGCCGCTTCGTTGAAACCGCTCACGCGGCGCGGATCGCCACGCATTTCTTCGATGAATTTCTGCGTCAGGGTACAACAACGGCGGTGGCCTATTGCTCGGTCCACAAAACCTCGGCGGATGCCTTCTTTGCCGAGAGCGCAAGGCGCGGTACACGGATGATCGCCGGCAAGGTTATGATGGACCGCAATGCCCCACAAGGCCTGCTGGACACGCCGCAAAGCGGCTATGACGAGACCAAGGAGCTGATTGAAAGCTGGCACGGACGCGGCCGCAACCTCGTCGCCATCACCCCACGCTTTGCCATCACCTCCACACCGGAGCAGATGGAACGGACCCGGGCGCTGGCCCATGAATTCCCGGATCTGCATATCCAGACGCATCTCTCCGAGAACCGCGAGGAAATAGATTTCACCTCCAGCCTTTACCCTGAGTCATCCGACTATACGGATATCTATGCCCGCTACGGCCTGCTCGGGTGTAAGACCCTGTTCGGTCACGCCATCCATCTTTCGGAGCGTGAAGCCGATGCTCTCGCAGAGTCAGGCTCTGTCGCGGTGCATTGCCCAACGTCAAACCTGTTCCTTGGCTCCGGCCTGTTTCCGCTGAAAGCCATCCAGCGCCGGGACATGCCGGTGCGCGTTGCCCTTGCTACCGATATCGGCGGCGGCACCAGCTATTCCATGCTGCGCACCCTTGATGAGGCCTACAAGATCCAGCAATTGCTGGGCGAACGGCTGAACCCGCTGGACAGTTTCTACCATATGACGCTGGGCAATGCTGAGGCCCTGTCACTCTCCGACAAGATCGGCACGCTAGACCCCGGCACCGAGGCCGATCTGGTGGTGCTCAATGCCCATGCCACCCCGGCCATGGCGCTGAAAATGGAAGCCGTGACCTCGCTGACCGAAGAACTGTTCCTGATGCAGACGCTCGGCGATGACCGGGTGGTGGTGGAAACCTATGTGGCGGGCGTGGCGTCGAAACCGCGGATTTAA
- the xdhC gene encoding xanthine dehydrogenase accessory protein XdhC → MTDLSGAVLAAFLARHADCVAVTVTEAKGSTPRDVGALMVVARDSVFGTIGGGQLEYLAIEKARTMLAGGEDEAVLSVPLGPEIGQCCGGRVTLTLALMTPDRQQALLAGEDQARRAGPQVFVFGAGHVGLALAAALAPLPFRTRLIDARDAIDGEVPTGIPLDRTAMPESHVAQIAPGGAVVIVTHDHALDFLIAREALARDDLAYIGMIGSATKRATFAHWLAREGGDPASLARLILPIGASTIKDKRPPVIAALVAAELVNRLL, encoded by the coding sequence GTGACTGATCTTTCCGGCGCAGTGCTTGCCGCCTTCCTCGCGCGTCATGCAGACTGTGTGGCGGTGACTGTCACCGAAGCCAAAGGCTCGACCCCACGCGACGTGGGTGCTCTGATGGTGGTGGCGCGCGACAGCGTATTCGGCACCATCGGCGGCGGGCAGCTGGAATATCTGGCAATTGAAAAAGCCCGCACCATGCTGGCAGGAGGCGAAGATGAAGCGGTGCTGAGCGTGCCGCTTGGCCCGGAAATCGGCCAATGCTGCGGTGGGCGGGTGACGCTGACGCTTGCCCTGATGACGCCGGACCGCCAGCAGGCTCTACTGGCTGGCGAGGATCAGGCACGCCGGGCCGGGCCCCAGGTCTTCGTTTTTGGCGCAGGCCATGTTGGGTTGGCGCTGGCCGCCGCCTTGGCGCCGCTGCCGTTTCGCACCCGGCTGATCGACGCACGCGACGCAATCGATGGCGAGGTGCCAACCGGTATTCCGCTTGACCGCACGGCCATGCCGGAAAGCCATGTGGCGCAAATCGCCCCTGGCGGTGCTGTGGTCATCGTCACCCATGACCATGCGCTGGATTTCCTGATTGCCCGCGAAGCCTTGGCCCGCGACGATCTCGCCTATATCGGCATGATCGGCTCTGCCACCAAACGCGCCACGTTTGCCCATTGGCTGGCGCGAGAAGGCGGTGATCCGGCCAGCCTGGCGCGTCTGATTCTGCCAATCGGCGCAAGCACCATCAAGGACAAGCGCCCGCCTGTCATCGCCGCGCTGGTCGCCGCCGAACTGGTCAACCGCCTGCTGTAA
- the puuD gene encoding urate hydroxylase PuuD has translation MYEFAIAWEWLAFAVRWLHVVTAIAWIGSSFYFIALDLGLVKRPGMPEGVYGEEWQVHGGGFYHVQKYLVAPASMPQHLTWFKWESYATWLSGFAMLCVVYYGGADLFLIDRSVLDLTQPQAIGLSMASLAIGWICYDLLCKSPIGKNTWGLMILLYILLIAMAWGYTQVFTGRAAFLHLGAFTATIMTANVFFIIMPNQRVVVADLIAGRKPDPKYGMIAKQRSLHNNYLTLPVVFFMLSNHYPLAFATAYNWIIAALVFLMGVTIRHWFNTTHARKGRPIWTWMLTTVIFIIIMWLSTVQKPDTGEHAALSPMQQQFMADAHFGSARDIVQARCSMCHAAEPVWDGLTFAPKNVKFETDAEIAAHAREIYIQAGRSHAMPPGNVSEVTPQERALLVAWYESAVKGKSP, from the coding sequence ATGTATGAATTCGCCATCGCCTGGGAATGGCTGGCTTTTGCGGTCCGCTGGCTGCATGTCGTCACCGCCATCGCCTGGATCGGCTCTTCCTTCTATTTCATCGCGCTGGATCTCGGTCTCGTCAAACGCCCCGGCATGCCGGAGGGCGTCTATGGCGAGGAATGGCAGGTGCATGGCGGCGGGTTTTACCACGTGCAGAAATATCTGGTGGCACCCGCCTCGATGCCGCAGCACCTGACCTGGTTCAAATGGGAAAGCTATGCCACGTGGCTCTCCGGTTTTGCCATGCTCTGCGTGGTCTATTACGGCGGGGCTGATCTGTTTTTGATCGACCGCAGCGTGCTCGACCTCACCCAGCCGCAGGCCATCGGCCTGTCGATGGCTTCGCTTGCCATCGGCTGGATCTGTTACGACCTGTTGTGCAAATCCCCGATCGGCAAGAATACCTGGGGCCTGATGATCCTGCTCTATATCCTGTTGATTGCCATGGCCTGGGGCTATACGCAGGTGTTTACCGGGCGTGCCGCCTTCTTGCATCTGGGCGCGTTTACCGCGACGATCATGACCGCCAATGTGTTCTTCATCATCATGCCCAACCAGCGCGTCGTGGTGGCCGATCTGATTGCGGGGCGTAAGCCCGATCCGAAATACGGCATGATTGCCAAGCAACGCTCGCTGCACAACAACTACCTGACGCTTCCCGTCGTGTTTTTCATGCTGTCCAACCATTATCCGCTGGCCTTCGCCACCGCCTATAATTGGATTATCGCAGCGCTGGTCTTCCTGATGGGCGTCACCATTCGCCACTGGTTCAACACCACCCATGCCCGCAAAGGCCGCCCGATCTGGACCTGGATGCTGACCACGGTGATCTTCATCATCATCATGTGGCTGTCCACCGTGCAGAAACCTGATACTGGCGAGCATGCCGCCCTGTCTCCCATGCAGCAGCAATTCATGGCGGATGCGCATTTTGGCAGCGCCCGCGATATTGTCCAGGCGCGCTGTTCCATGTGCCATGCGGCGGAGCCGGTCTGGGACGGGCTGACATTTGCGCCCAAGAACGTCAAATTCGAAACCGATGCCGAGATTGCGGCGCATGCCCGGGAGATCTATATCCAGGCCGGACGAAGCCACGCCATGCCGCCCGGCAATGTTTCCGAGGTCACGCCTCAGGAACGCGCCCTGCTGGTCGCCTGGTATGAAAGTGCTGTGAAAGGCAAAAGCCCGTAA